The window GTTGAGGTCTCTTATTAAATTCCACTTGTTTATACTAAAGTAAACCATGAAATTTACTTTTTCAGAAAACTCAATGGGGTAGTCTTGGCATTAAAAGTTCAAGAACACCTTAGGTAGAGATAAGAAACATTAATTTTATTAAGCGATTGAATCATTATCGAAAAGCAATCGTTAAGCCATATACGAAAAGGCCATGAATATAAAAAAGAATAAACCCGTAATCGGAATTAGCATAGGGGACATCAACGGAATTGGAGCAGAGGTCACCATGAAAGCGTTACTTGACAACCGACTCCAGAAAATGATCACTCCGGTCATCTATGGTCATGGCAAGGCACTAACCTATTACAGGAAGGCCTTAGACATGAATGATTTTAATTTTATTCAAGTCAAAAGTATAGATGACGTACATCACAGAAAGATCAATGTAATCAACGTAGTTCAGGAATCCCCTGAGGTGATGCCGGGAGTAGAAACCAGAGATGCAGGCAGCATGGCCCTAGCGGCCATAGATCGCGCCATTGAAGATTTAAAATCCGGTCAATTGGACGCCTTGGTTACAGCGCCACTAAATAAAAACAATATTAACAGCACTGAAACCCCCTTCGTGGGACATACGGAGTACTTAACCAATGCTTTCGATGCCAAAGAAAGCATGATGTTTATGGTTTCAGAGGACATGCGAATAGGCCTGGTCACCGGCCATCTCCCTTTGCGAGAAGTAGCTAATGCAGTGACTGGTCCTGCCATAAAAGCAAAATTAAAAATCATGATCCGCTCACTCAAGGAGAATTTCGGTGTAATAAAGCCAAAAATTGCTGTTCTTGGCTTGAATCCACATGCGGGAGAGGACGGGCTACTAGGCAGTGAAGAGTTGGAAACCATTCAACCGGTTGTAAAAAGTTTTAAAGAAGAGGGAGAGTTGGTTTTTGGCCCTTATCCTTCTGACGGTTTCTTTGGAATGATTCATCAAAAGAAGTTTGATGGTGTTCTGGCCATGTACCATGACCAAGGTTTAATCCCTTTCAAAAGCATATGTTTTGATTCAGGAGTAAATTTCACTGCAGGCTTGCCAATAATCAGGACAAGTCCTGACCATGGCACGGCATATAATATCGCCGGGAAAAACGATGCGAATCCAGGTTCTATGCGGTCTGCTATATTCTTGGCACACGATATGGTCAAAGAAAAAGAAAACTTAACTGCTACTTAATGAAATTATTAAGGGGTAGATTTTATTAATCAGAAATATTTTTCTAAATTTGCGGTCTTAATTCAGAAAATGAAATTCATAAGGAAATTCGATATTGACATTATTCGGCTGAAGGAAGGGAAGCACAATTTCAATTTCGAAATTGATTCTGAATTCCTGGATCATTTTGATAACAGTCGAGAAATAGTAAATGATGTTGCCGTTAAGGCAAGCATAGAACTTGACAAAAGGATCAATCTTATAGAGGTTGTATTCCACATTAATGGCAAGGTTAACATTACTTGCGACAGAAGTCTTGAGGATTTTGATTACCCTTTGGACTTGTCACATAAGATTTTGTACAAATACGGTCAAGAAGAAAAAGAGATCAATGATGAGATCTTTTTTATCACAGCCGACACCCAAAGCATCAACGTGATGCAATTGATCTATGAATTTATCTTGCTAGGTATTCCAGCAAAGAAAATTCACCCTGATCATTTGACAGAAGAAGATGATGAGGATGAAGGTGAAGGTTGGATCGTTTATGAAGCAGGAGAGAACAATTTATCAGAAGAACAAATAAAAGACGACCAAAATCCATTTTGGAAAGCTTTAAAGAATTTAAAAAATAAAGACTAAGCTAAAAATTACATAGATATGGCACATCCTAAAAGGAAAATTTCCAAAACCAGAAGAGATAAAAGAAGGACACATTATAAATTAAATGCACCTGGTTTGGCTAAGTGCCCTACCACTGGTGAATTTCATTTACCACATAGAGCTTTTTGGCTAGATGGCAAGCTGTACTATAAAGGACAGGTAATCATGGAAAAAGAGGTAACCGTATAACCTACCCCTTTAAATTCTTGCAAAGCTGCCTGTTCTTGATAAGATCAGGCAGCTTTTTTATAGACCATTGTCTATTATTCTATTTTTTTCCCGCTTTATCTTCTCTGAGAATTTTTGCTGGATGATATCTTGTACAGGTCTATTTTCAATCTTACTCTCCAGCCAAGAAATAATATCCAAATACAGAAAAGCCCTTTTCTCAAAAGGATGGTTTTCATAAGCGATTAACTTATCTCTTAATTCGATAAAGGCTCCTTTAAGCTCATGATCATAAATTCTACTAAGATTTCTAATGAAATGCATCATCTCCTTTTGAACCTGATGTAAATCGTCCATTTTAATCAAAAACCGATATACATTCCTGATTTGCCCATCTAGCTTTTCATCTATCCCAGCTTCATAACTAGCAATCAGTTTCAAGATATGGGCAAAACATTGCAAATCTTCCCTTAAGCCAATTTGACTATTTTGAATGACTTGCTCTAAATAAATAATAGCTCTTTCATTGTCCCCACTACCAAAATAGAGACAGGCAATTTTATAGTGCAACACCATAAGGTGGTGTACATCAAGTTTTCGCTTAACCGGAGTAATATCCCTAAGCAATTCAGGCACAATTTCCTCTACTCCTTTGGTGAAATTCCCTTTGAGAAAATAAAAATTAATAAGATTGGAATAAAGGTAAAGGAATGACAACACCTTACTATTTCCATCAAACACAAAATCCTCTTGCTTCAAACTTTGTCTAAACTCTTCCAAAACCTGAGCAAATCGCTCATAATACCCCAAATAAAACAGGGTATCTAGTAAATAATGATATGCCTTTAGGTAACTACCCGTTGCTACTTTTATCATTTGAGGAGCTGCCTCAAAGAGATCCACCCAGTGCTGGGCGGCACGATAACATACAGGAAAATCTTGAATGATATGGTAATACCATACCTGGGCTTGAAACAAATACATTTTCTCATAGAAACCCAGATTCTGAAAATCATACACCGGCATGTTTTCCTTATAAAACCCCTCCAACATCTCTCGCCCTTCCTTGTCTTTAATATAACCGGTTTTCAAATATATCCCATACAATTGCAGTGAGAGGCTTGAAAATCGATTTTTGAGATCTACTTTTTCGGACAAATGAGCCGCTTCATGACTGAGTATATCAGCCCTATTTTCAATGCTCCTTGTTATGTGTTGAGACTCTATCACCTTTTCCATCTCCACCACCCGCAGCATGATGGTATTGAGACCATACAGACTGGCCACCTGTTTGGCCTTATCCAAGGTCTTCAAACTCTGCATGTACAGCCCCTTGTTGTATAGAATTCTCCCAAAATCAATCTGCTCATTCAATTGCAGCTCAATATTCCGATCGGCATACAACAGCCTCAAAGAGGTCAATACCTGCTTGTACAAATGTGCCTTCATATTGGACAACTGCTTCTTGCTGACTGGTGTTTTTTCCAACAATTGTCGCTCATTATACACCTCCATTTTATCCAATACATCAAATAGCCTAAGAAACTTGGCTCCTTCATTTGATGCTAATCTTTTTGCAAAGAGTTTAAAATTCCTTTTCTCGGAGGGCGACAAGCTATTTATTAAGTCAAATAAAAAATCTTTTTTATTATTGGATATCATAATTTTATCTTACTTAACCAACTGATTTTCTGTTATTAATGATCACTTTAATCTTATTAGACGTCGGACATATAAAGTTAATCGAATTTATTCGCTAAATGTAAGGTTCTACTTTAGATTTTATAAAAATATTATAACTATGGATGAGAATCACGTATTGATCTTTGACACAACCCTTCGCGATGGGGAGCAAGTACCAGGATGTAAATTAAACACCCCTCAAAAAATTGAAATTGCCCAACAACTGGAGGCTCTAGGAGTAGATGTGATCGAAGCAGGATTTCCCATTTCTAGCCCTGGAGATTTTAATTCCGTTATTGAAATTTCAAAAAACATAACGGAGCCAATTGTTTGTGGCCTATCCAGAGGAGTAAAAAAAGACATTGAGGTGGCTGCTGAAGCATTGAAGTATGCCAAGCGCCCAAGAATACATACTGGAATAGGAACTTCTGATTACCACATCAAACATAAGTTCAACAGCAACAGAGACAATATTTTACAAAGAGCTTATGATGCAGTGGCTTATGCTAAATCTTTTGTAGAGGATGTGGAATTTTATGCTGAGGACGCAGGCAGGACAGACAATGAATACCTTGCCAGAGTTTGTGAGGCTGTCATTAAAGCAGGTGCCACCGTGCTAAACATTCCTGATACCACTGGGTATTGTTTACCTGATGAATATGGTGCAAAAATTAAATACCTAGCTGATAACGTGAGAGGTATTGAAAATGTCATTATTTCAGCGCATTGTCACAACGACTTGGGATTGGCTACTGCCAACTCCATTGCAGCGATTACTAATGGAGCAAGACAGATAGAATGTACCGTTAATGGAATTGGCGAGCGAGCCGGCAACACCTCTCTCGAGGAAGTAGCCATGATCATGAAACAGCACCCAAGGCTTAATGTTACCAACAATATAAATTCTAAACTGCTTAATCCGATTAGCCGACTTGTAGCTGAAAAGATGGGAATGATGGTACAGCCGAACAAAGCAATTGTAGGCTCAAATGCTTTTGCGCATTCTTCCGGTATCCATCAAGACGGTGTCATTAAAAACAGGGAAACCTACGAAATCATTGACCCTATAGAAGTAGGTGTAGATGAATCCATGATTGTGCTTACAGCAAGGTCCGGCAGGGCAGCTTTGGCTTACAGGGCACATAAAGTAGGCCATTCACTTACAAAGCTTGAATTAGACAAGGTTTACGATGTCTTTCTTAAACATGCTGATATGAAGAAGGAAATATTGGATGATGACATTCATCAAATTATCGCAGAAGCGGTTTAATAAGATTTATAAAGCTTATTTTAAAGAAACGGAAGGTGCAAACTTTCCGTTTCTTTTGTTTATACCTCCTACCGATCAACAAATTTAATTTGTTACTCAAGGTGGGAAAGGCTAAATTATCCCCATAAATTGAATAACAACTAACACCACTATTTTGAAAATGAACAACTTTATAAAACTCACCTTTACTATTGCCTTACTGGCTATATGTTCCTTACAGGTTATGGGGCAGCAATACGACCTATTAATCAAAGGTGGCCATGTAATTGACGCCAAAAACAATATTGATGAACCCATGGACATCGCTATCAAAGGTGATAAAATCGCCTTGGTTCAAAAGTCAATTGAAGAAGATCTTGCCACTCAAGTAATCGATGCCACCGGCTTGTTTGTTAGTCCCGGCTTAATTGATATCCACACTCACAATTTCTATGGCTTAGACAAAAGAGGGCAATACAGCAATGGCTACAGTGCCATTCATCCTGATGGATTTACTTTGCCATATGGAGTGACTACTGTGGTTGACGCCGGAGGTTCAGGATGGAGAAACTTTATTCAATTCAAAGAACAGGTGATTGACAGGGTAAGAACTAGGGTTTTTGCTATGCTCAACATCGTTGGACATGGAATGAAAGGCGCACTTTACGAGCAAAATTTAGATGACATGGATCCTAAAATGGCTGCATTGGTGGCCAAGCAGTTTCCAGACCATATTGTGGGATTTAAAGTAGCTCACTATGCCGGACATCAATGGCAACAAATAGACCGTTTGGTTCAAGCAGGTGAGTTGGCTGATATTCCGGTCATGGTTGATTTTGGAGGAGCTAACCCACCCCTTTCGCTAGAGACTCTTTTTATGGAAAAACTTAGACCTGGAGATATTTACACCCATATTTATGGTGGTGGTGGATTCGGAAGGCAAGCTTTAGTGGATCCTGCCGGTAGATTAAGGCCTTTCATTAAAGCTGCTCAAGAAAGAGGAATTATTTTCGATGTAGGACATGGTGGCTCTAGTTTTGCCTTTAAACATGCTATCCCTTCGATGCAACAAGGCATAAAACCCAATACCATAAGCACGGATAGCCACATGAGCAGTATCATGAGTGGGATGAAAAACATGACCAATGTGATGTCCAAATTTCTAAATATGGGCATGAATATGCAAGAAATTATTGCAGCTTCCACATGGAAACCTGCACAGGTAATCAATCATACAGAATTAGGACATTTAAGTGAAGGGGCTATAGCTGACATCGCTATCCTTAATGTATTGGAAGGGAATTTTGGCTTTACTGAAAAGACAGGTGTTGGTAAAATGATGGGAAAATACAAGATAGAAAATGAACTAACCATCAAGTCTGGAAAAGTGGTATGGGACCTGAATGGCCTTACTGCTCCTTTGTGGGATGAGTAAAACATTAACTTTATGAAAAGAAGACATTTCTTTCAAAATGCAGGGGTAATATCTGCAGGATTAGCCTTGGGCTTAAACGAAGAATTAAGCGCTGCACAACCTAAAGCTGATTTCAAAAAACATCCGTTTATTGTCGGAGTAAATGGGCATCAAATAAACTTTAACGTACATGATCTTGACCAAAAAGTCAAGATCATGCATGTTACCGACACGCATTTATTCAAGGACGACCAAAGAGGAGAAAAGTACCAACAATACAGTGGGAGAATGGCAAAAGCCTACAATACAACCCACCATTTCCTTACTGGAGAATCCACCCATCCTGAAGAAGCTTTCGAAGCAACGCTGAAAATAGCAAAAGAGGTAAATGCCGATGCCATTACCCTCACCGGTGACTTGTTCAGTTTCCCTTCCGAGGCAGCAATTGAATGGGCATTTGAGCGCCTTGAAAAGACAGGTATTCCTTATTTCTATTCAAGTGGCAACCACGACTGGCACTATGAAGGTATGGAAGGAAGCCTTCACGAATTGAGGGAAACCTGGATCAATAAGCGGTTACTCCCACTCTACAAGGGCAGAAATCCCTTAATGTACTCAGCAGAAATTAAAGGGATTAATCTCGTAAATATTGACAACAGTTATTACGAAATCCTACCGGAACAACTGGAATTCTATAAATCAGAAGCCAAAAAAGGGCTACCCATGCTTTTAATGATGCATATCCCGCTTTACGCTCCCGGAAGAACCTTGGGATACGGATGTGGACATCCTGATTACAATGCAAAGAACGACAGGAACTTTAAAATTGAAAGGAGACAACGCTGGCCGGAAGATGGTCATAGTGAGACCACCATGGCCTTTCACAAAGAAGTATTCAACACCAACAATCTTCTTGGGGTTTTTGCAGGACATATCCACAAGCAAACCATAGATTGGGCCAGGGGAATACCTCAATTCCTTACCAGCCCAAATGCCTCCGGTGGTTATCTGGAAGTCGATTTCTTGCCTATGGAGAAAAAGGATGAGTCTAAATTTTCTTAAGCAAGCCTTTTAAACACTCCCTTTGGCATCTATTAATATTTTGAACGTATCAAATCTTCATCAAATCCTGCCTGCATACTACCATCCTCAAACACCAAAATAGGTCGTTTTATCATACTGCTTTTTTCTTGCAGGATGGGGATGGCAGTATCCTCATTATCTAAAGCTAATTTTGTCTCATCATCAAGCTTTCTATAGGTAGTACCTCTTCGGTTGACGACAGTATCTAAGCCAAGCTTATCAATAAAACTTTCCAAAAGTGCCTGATCAGGCTTTTGTTTTTTATAATCATTAAACTCATATCCCTCTTCCATTGTATCAAAAAGAGTAAAAGTTTTTTTCATCGTATTACAATTCTTAATTCCATATATTTTTACTGCCATCTCACTTGAAATTTGGTTAGACATTATGATTTTACTGATATTACTTCGGTCCATTAATTGCAATTCTCCCGCAAAAATGAAAAAAGCAAAACTCAAATTAAGACAAGCATCCGGACATAAAAAGTTCCGGAATCTAATAATTTTATCCAATTCATAAACGCACAAATTTTAGAAAACATGCCCAAAAACACATCATTAATTGATTTGTTGCGTTAAAACATTATCACCAATGAAATTGTTGAATGCAAATAAGCCAACTAGTATTAACTACCATTCAACATAAGAGGAGCCTAGCGCTCCTCTTTTTTTATACATACACAAAAAACCCCTCATCAAAAATTCATTGATTTCTAGCTTAGAATATCGAAATTTTACCCTAGTACCTAAACATGAATTTTTGGCAAGCCCCTTAATTCTGATCAATTACAGAACACCTATACCATCAAAACCTTGAAAACATCTTACCACTAAGATCAGGCTAATTGCTTATATTATAGCCAAAATCCATGAAACTACCCTAATCAAACACCTAATTTATATGAATTTAAAAATAGCAGTTCTATTAACAGTAATGCTAACCACGGCAAACCTTGGTTTAGCACAGGAAGTGCAGATTTCTCAACAACCTACCGTTTTTGAGACTTATCCGTTTTCTGACCCCAACCCTGTACCCTCTCTGGCTTACAGACCAAATATTTACCCTTATTTTAATTTTGAAGGTTATAGTACCAAACCCGAAAAAATAAAATGGGACCTTATCACCATGGAAAATGATTATCTAAAAATCACTGTCATGCCTCAAATCGGTGGGCGGATTTGGGGTGCCATAGAAAAATCTACCGGTGAAGATTTTATCTATGAAAATGAAGTAGTCAAATTCAGGAATATTGCCATGCGAGGCCCTTGGACATCAGGTGGTATCGAGTTTAATTTTGGCATCATCGGTCATTCTCCGGCCACCGCAAGCCCTGTAGACTATATGTATTATGAGAATGAAGACGGCAGCATTACCTGCGTGGTGGGCACCATTGACCTTCCTTCCAGAACACAGTGGAGAGTCAAAATCAACCTACCTAAGGACAAAGCCTTTTTTGAAACTGAAGGCATCTGGTACAATCCTGAACCATTACGGCAGCCTTATTACAACTGGATGACCGCTGCAGCTCATGTTGCCAACGACCAAGAGTTTTATTACCCGGGCCACATTGCCTTACAACACAGTGGAGAGGTGAAAGACTGGCCAATCCAAGATGGAATAGCCATTAACCATTACAAAAACAATAATTTCGGTGGAGCCAAGTCCCAACACATTGCGGGCTCATTTTTAAATCATTTTGGCGGATATTTTCACAATAAAGGAATTGGTTTTGGACATTTCTCTACTTACGACGACAGCCCGGGAAAAAAACTTTGGTTATGGGCCTTGTCTAGAAATGGAGGCATTTGGGAAGACCTTTTAACGGACAACGATGGCCAATACATGGAGTTTCAGGCCGGAAGAATGCTCAATCAATTTTCACCATCAAAAAGCGTAGAAACACCGCTTACTAAGGCAGGTTTTGCCCCTTATACACTTGATCAATGGTCCAATTACTGGTTTCCGGTAAAAGATATTGGTGGCATAAGTGATGTTTCAAAAACTGGTGTAGTACATGTGAAACAATCCGATAACTTGATCAGCTTAGGGTTCAATCCATTCCAAAAGGTGGATGGTGAACTGGAAATCTTTATCAATGGAAAGCAGGAACAAACAGTGGCTGTTCAGGCCATGCCGATGGAGGCAATCAACCATGAAATAAAATATGATCAGCCGGTCAAAGAACTGGAGATTATTTTCGCAGGTGAGCAGCTGTATAAATGGACCGATAAAGACGAGATGAAACTGTCTCGCCCGTTTGATAAAACCAAGGCACCACTACTATCTGAAAACCAAGAACTGTACTTTGAAGCCCGGCAGTACTATTATAGCCGCAATTATAAAGAAGCAAGGCTTGCCTACGAGCAATTGCTTGAAAACGAACCCGGACATCTACAGGCAAGGATAGATTATGCCGAACTACTTTTGCGCTACACAGCGTATGAGGAAGCATTAGCCAATATTTACAAAGCATTGGCTACCGACTATTTTGACCATCAGGCAAACTTTGTTGCCGGAAGCATTTACAATGCGTTGGGACAAACCAATCAGGCCCTTGAAGCTTTCGGTTGGGCCGCACGATCTATGGAGTTCCGATCTTCAGCTTATGCCATCATGTCGGAGTTATATTTGGCAGATGGGCAACTCAATCAAGCTGTAGATTTTGCCAACAAAGCCCTTCAGAACAACACAAGCAATATCATGGCCCTACAGGTTTTGGCCGTCAGCCAAAGGCTAAAAGGAGAAAAAGCACAGGCATTAAAAACCCTGGATCAGCTTTGGGAAATAGATCCGCTCAACCATTTCATTCGCTTTGAGCACTACCTACTTGACAAGTCTCAATCTTCTCTGGAAAAGTTCAAAGCAATGATAAAAAATGAAATGCCTTTTCAAAGCTATTTGGAATTGGCTGCTGTGTACAATAAGTACAAGCAAAAAGAAATCGCGATTCAACTGCTAGAAAACAGCCCCAAACACCCACTGGTGAATTTGTGGTTGGCCTATCTGGACCCTGCCCAAAAGGATGAACAATTGAATCAGATGATCACTCAGCCCTCAGCATTTGTACTGCCATTCCGGAAAGAAACATTACCTATGCTTAAGTGGGCAAAGTCTGAAATTTCTTCTTGGAAGGTGGATTATTACCTTGCCCTTAACCTAATGGCTTTGGGACAAGAAGAAGAGGGACATCAGTTGATTGAAGCAATTGGACAATCAGCGGATGAAGCTACTTTTTATCTAAGCAGGGCTTTATTATTGGATCAGCAAGAGGATAAAAAGAAACAGGAAGACCTGGAAAAAGCCCTGTCCATGGATCAATCCCAATGGAGAACCTGGTTTCAACTCACCAAGCATTTTGACAACAACGGAGAAAACCAGAAGGCACTATCATTGGTAAAAGAAGCAGTAAAAGCTTTTCCGGGAAATTATGTTTTGGAAATGGAATACATTCAATTGCTGAACCAGGCCGGTCAATACAAAACCGCGATGAAATTACTGGATAAAATTGAAGTTTTACCACATGAAGGTGCAGGTGGAGGAAGAACACTTTATGAAAGCGTTTACCTTAATGCAACATTGCAGGACATCAAAGCCAAAAGATGGAA of the Cyclobacterium marinum DSM 745 genome contains:
- the pdxA gene encoding 4-hydroxythreonine-4-phosphate dehydrogenase PdxA, with amino-acid sequence MNIKKNKPVIGISIGDINGIGAEVTMKALLDNRLQKMITPVIYGHGKALTYYRKALDMNDFNFIQVKSIDDVHHRKINVINVVQESPEVMPGVETRDAGSMALAAIDRAIEDLKSGQLDALVTAPLNKNNINSTETPFVGHTEYLTNAFDAKESMMFMVSEDMRIGLVTGHLPLREVANAVTGPAIKAKLKIMIRSLKENFGVIKPKIAVLGLNPHAGEDGLLGSEELETIQPVVKSFKEEGELVFGPYPSDGFFGMIHQKKFDGVLAMYHDQGLIPFKSICFDSGVNFTAGLPIIRTSPDHGTAYNIAGKNDANPGSMRSAIFLAHDMVKEKENLTAT
- a CDS encoding YceD family protein produces the protein MKFIRKFDIDIIRLKEGKHNFNFEIDSEFLDHFDNSREIVNDVAVKASIELDKRINLIEVVFHINGKVNITCDRSLEDFDYPLDLSHKILYKYGQEEKEINDEIFFITADTQSINVMQLIYEFILLGIPAKKIHPDHLTEEDDEDEGEGWIVYEAGENNLSEEQIKDDQNPFWKALKNLKNKD
- the rpmF gene encoding 50S ribosomal protein L32, giving the protein MAHPKRKISKTRRDKRRTHYKLNAPGLAKCPTTGEFHLPHRAFWLDGKLYYKGQVIMEKEVTV
- a CDS encoding 2-isopropylmalate synthase; the protein is MDENHVLIFDTTLRDGEQVPGCKLNTPQKIEIAQQLEALGVDVIEAGFPISSPGDFNSVIEISKNITEPIVCGLSRGVKKDIEVAAEALKYAKRPRIHTGIGTSDYHIKHKFNSNRDNILQRAYDAVAYAKSFVEDVEFYAEDAGRTDNEYLARVCEAVIKAGATVLNIPDTTGYCLPDEYGAKIKYLADNVRGIENVIISAHCHNDLGLATANSIAAITNGARQIECTVNGIGERAGNTSLEEVAMIMKQHPRLNVTNNINSKLLNPISRLVAEKMGMMVQPNKAIVGSNAFAHSSGIHQDGVIKNRETYEIIDPIEVGVDESMIVLTARSGRAALAYRAHKVGHSLTKLELDKVYDVFLKHADMKKEILDDDIHQIIAEAV
- a CDS encoding amidohydrolase/deacetylase family metallohydrolase, with protein sequence MNNFIKLTFTIALLAICSLQVMGQQYDLLIKGGHVIDAKNNIDEPMDIAIKGDKIALVQKSIEEDLATQVIDATGLFVSPGLIDIHTHNFYGLDKRGQYSNGYSAIHPDGFTLPYGVTTVVDAGGSGWRNFIQFKEQVIDRVRTRVFAMLNIVGHGMKGALYEQNLDDMDPKMAALVAKQFPDHIVGFKVAHYAGHQWQQIDRLVQAGELADIPVMVDFGGANPPLSLETLFMEKLRPGDIYTHIYGGGGFGRQALVDPAGRLRPFIKAAQERGIIFDVGHGGSSFAFKHAIPSMQQGIKPNTISTDSHMSSIMSGMKNMTNVMSKFLNMGMNMQEIIAASTWKPAQVINHTELGHLSEGAIADIAILNVLEGNFGFTEKTGVGKMMGKYKIENELTIKSGKVVWDLNGLTAPLWDE
- a CDS encoding metallophosphoesterase family protein; translation: MKRRHFFQNAGVISAGLALGLNEELSAAQPKADFKKHPFIVGVNGHQINFNVHDLDQKVKIMHVTDTHLFKDDQRGEKYQQYSGRMAKAYNTTHHFLTGESTHPEEAFEATLKIAKEVNADAITLTGDLFSFPSEAAIEWAFERLEKTGIPYFYSSGNHDWHYEGMEGSLHELRETWINKRLLPLYKGRNPLMYSAEIKGINLVNIDNSYYEILPEQLEFYKSEAKKGLPMLLMMHIPLYAPGRTLGYGCGHPDYNAKNDRNFKIERRQRWPEDGHSETTMAFHKEVFNTNNLLGVFAGHIHKQTIDWARGIPQFLTSPNASGGYLEVDFLPMEKKDESKFS
- a CDS encoding Spx/MgsR family RNA polymerase-binding regulatory protein, which produces MAVKIYGIKNCNTMKKTFTLFDTMEEGYEFNDYKKQKPDQALLESFIDKLGLDTVVNRRGTTYRKLDDETKLALDNEDTAIPILQEKSSMIKRPILVFEDGSMQAGFDEDLIRSKY
- a CDS encoding DUF5107 domain-containing protein → MNLKIAVLLTVMLTTANLGLAQEVQISQQPTVFETYPFSDPNPVPSLAYRPNIYPYFNFEGYSTKPEKIKWDLITMENDYLKITVMPQIGGRIWGAIEKSTGEDFIYENEVVKFRNIAMRGPWTSGGIEFNFGIIGHSPATASPVDYMYYENEDGSITCVVGTIDLPSRTQWRVKINLPKDKAFFETEGIWYNPEPLRQPYYNWMTAAAHVANDQEFYYPGHIALQHSGEVKDWPIQDGIAINHYKNNNFGGAKSQHIAGSFLNHFGGYFHNKGIGFGHFSTYDDSPGKKLWLWALSRNGGIWEDLLTDNDGQYMEFQAGRMLNQFSPSKSVETPLTKAGFAPYTLDQWSNYWFPVKDIGGISDVSKTGVVHVKQSDNLISLGFNPFQKVDGELEIFINGKQEQTVAVQAMPMEAINHEIKYDQPVKELEIIFAGEQLYKWTDKDEMKLSRPFDKTKAPLLSENQELYFEARQYYYSRNYKEARLAYEQLLENEPGHLQARIDYAELLLRYTAYEEALANIYKALATDYFDHQANFVAGSIYNALGQTNQALEAFGWAARSMEFRSSAYAIMSELYLADGQLNQAVDFANKALQNNTSNIMALQVLAVSQRLKGEKAQALKTLDQLWEIDPLNHFIRFEHYLLDKSQSSLEKFKAMIKNEMPFQSYLELAAVYNKYKQKEIAIQLLENSPKHPLVNLWLAYLDPAQKDEQLNQMITQPSAFVLPFRKETLPMLKWAKSEISSWKVDYYLALNLMALGQEEEGHQLIEAIGQSADEATFYLSRALLLDQQEDKKKQEDLEKALSMDQSQWRTWFQLTKHFDNNGENQKALSLVKEAVKAFPGNYVLEMEYIQLLNQAGQYKTAMKLLDKIEVLPHEGAGGGRTLYESVYLNATLQDIKAKRWNAALTKIEKSRLWPENLGVGKPYTPKEILQDYLSAMVYKAKNEQSKSRDYLEAVIAQADKVNINSQEQALVLLAMKNNSQKAAAAELMEKIKKEGKAASVVKIEQLIDYAESSESAPSDLENDKGIVKRIIEAF